A part of Acidisarcina sp. genomic DNA contains:
- a CDS encoding aspartate aminotransferase family protein, with protein sequence MITQIDNCNAALDTGKSKDLYQRSLELLIEGSSSPSRGPANYGKYPLYMQSGKGSRIWDANGNEYVDWMMGFGVVPLGHADASVTEAIYHAATTGAHFATATEIEVELAEAIQRLVPSAERVRFTNTGTESVMAAMRLARGYTGRAKIVKFEGHYHGWWDDVLLNSHPMPVHALGLPSDPVKIPDSSGLNRHAQDDTIVVPWNDLPALERAIANHPGQIAAILTEGVMSNMGVIPQAAGYLKSVEKLARKNGILFVLDETVTGFRVSAGGCQEYYGLSPDISTLGKALGCGLPVAAVVGRAEIMNALGWGGVLHYGTQNGSRIGLFAARANLKKLTANDGEAIKHSLSIAEAMCDGLSGLFTRMSVPAIVQRVGPLFQIMFTERSSISNYREYCGHVDQSLYRRFVQKMLESGIYMTPAPTLHFNATVAHTEEDVSLTLDAAERALRAIGF encoded by the coding sequence ATGATCACGCAGATAGACAACTGCAATGCTGCGCTGGACACCGGGAAGTCGAAGGACCTCTATCAGCGCTCGCTCGAGCTGTTGATCGAAGGCAGTAGTTCGCCTTCGCGGGGACCGGCCAATTACGGCAAGTATCCGCTCTACATGCAATCCGGAAAGGGCTCGCGCATATGGGACGCGAATGGCAATGAATATGTCGATTGGATGATGGGTTTCGGAGTGGTTCCTCTCGGCCATGCCGATGCGTCGGTGACCGAGGCGATTTACCATGCGGCTACCACAGGAGCTCATTTTGCCACTGCCACTGAGATTGAAGTTGAGTTGGCGGAGGCGATTCAACGGCTGGTTCCCTCCGCGGAGCGTGTACGCTTTACCAATACCGGCACCGAATCTGTGATGGCTGCGATGCGATTGGCTCGCGGTTACACGGGACGCGCGAAGATCGTGAAGTTCGAGGGCCACTATCACGGGTGGTGGGACGATGTTCTCCTCAACTCCCATCCCATGCCCGTTCATGCTCTGGGCCTTCCTTCCGATCCCGTCAAAATACCCGACAGTTCAGGGTTGAACCGGCACGCCCAGGACGACACGATCGTTGTTCCATGGAACGATCTGCCGGCTCTGGAGAGAGCGATTGCGAACCACCCGGGCCAGATTGCTGCGATTCTCACCGAGGGCGTCATGAGCAACATGGGTGTGATTCCCCAGGCCGCTGGCTATCTAAAATCGGTTGAAAAGCTCGCCAGAAAAAACGGGATCCTCTTCGTTCTGGACGAGACGGTTACGGGGTTTCGCGTGTCTGCGGGCGGCTGCCAGGAATATTACGGGCTGTCGCCGGATATCTCCACTTTGGGGAAAGCTCTGGGGTGCGGATTGCCGGTTGCGGCTGTCGTCGGCAGGGCGGAGATTATGAATGCTCTCGGCTGGGGTGGCGTGCTGCATTATGGAACGCAAAATGGATCGCGCATTGGGTTATTCGCTGCTCGCGCAAATCTGAAAAAGCTGACCGCCAACGACGGTGAAGCCATCAAACACTCTCTGTCGATTGCAGAAGCGATGTGCGATGGCTTGAGCGGTCTATTCACGCGGATGTCCGTTCCAGCGATCGTTCAGCGTGTAGGGCCGCTCTTTCAGATCATGTTCACGGAGCGGTCATCGATTTCGAATTATCGCGAGTACTGCGGCCACGTGGACCAGAGCCTCTATCGCCGATTTGTACAGAAGATGCTCGAATCGGGAATCTACATGACGCCCGCACCTACGCTGCACTTCAACGCGACCGTTGCTCATACCGAAGAGGATGTATCCCTCACACTCGATGCGGCGGAACGCGCTCTACGGGCTATCGGTTTTTAA
- a CDS encoding trehalase family glycosidase, whose product MTTERKFNVTLRLARRLSPRFLTGEARAVAGVGTRSIFGRHSSLTKMLGVMLVLSCMPPVLFGAALPKAYERTEYLQTKKRLAKGWGTWDSRNILSQVLLPEGISVQIGFKQTTWIGNEYLDTALIGRTTPNAERIRPGLHALDGSYSEFELHWRDVDARIETAADGGELVMLVSPLKRPAHPVTAVVQIGMLWNRAGLLSRSERSLQGELSTRNVEFYVTGTEVEDPCVPSRTPYIAVLLNAPIGVSTSKPRSVEEMQRLIAHKRHEVESRAAFSGSLAETYLAVESGLAWNTIYEPKYDRVVSTVGRLWNEEYGGFCLFGWDNFFLSYMASLYSRDLAYANFLEHLRSMTDDGFIPNDDRGNGTKSWDHSQPPVGALMLKEIYKRYPERWLLEASFDDLLRWNRWWFKDRFNGGLLSYGSSVAQNPYGDPDAHSAITAGYESGMDDSPMYEGVPFNASRGVLELQDVGLNSLYVADCEALEEIATLLGRKEEAEELNARGVKVSTAMASLWDAKSSLYLNRRTDTGELSHRLSPTMFYPLLAGIPDKDKARRMIQDHYMNPAEFYGEFMLPSAARNDPSFPAQRYWKGAVWPPLNFLVYLGLREYGFEKERKALAESSREMFLQQWRKDGLICENYSSISGSGEDPRLSSDRFHSWGALMGFLSVIEAGLTPPTEAPIRAR is encoded by the coding sequence ATGACGACGGAAAGAAAATTCAATGTCACGCTGCGGCTCGCCAGGAGACTGTCACCGCGTTTTCTAACTGGTGAAGCGCGCGCCGTCGCAGGTGTTGGCACGCGCAGCATCTTTGGCCGCCACAGCAGTTTGACGAAGATGCTGGGGGTGATGCTTGTTTTGTCGTGCATGCCCCCGGTTCTCTTTGGTGCGGCGCTGCCCAAGGCGTATGAGCGCACCGAATACTTGCAAACTAAGAAGCGTCTGGCAAAGGGGTGGGGAACCTGGGATAGCCGCAATATTCTCTCGCAGGTGCTGCTGCCCGAGGGAATCTCTGTCCAGATTGGTTTCAAGCAAACAACATGGATTGGCAATGAGTATCTGGATACTGCCCTAATCGGGCGCACCACCCCGAATGCCGAGCGAATCCGGCCCGGGTTGCATGCTCTCGATGGAAGCTACAGCGAATTTGAGCTGCACTGGCGTGACGTCGATGCACGCATCGAAACCGCGGCTGACGGAGGGGAACTTGTGATGCTGGTCTCTCCGCTGAAGCGTCCGGCGCATCCTGTAACAGCAGTTGTGCAAATTGGGATGCTCTGGAATCGCGCCGGATTGCTCTCTCGGAGTGAGCGGTCGCTGCAAGGAGAGCTATCCACGCGCAACGTGGAGTTTTACGTTACAGGAACCGAGGTAGAGGATCCGTGTGTTCCTTCCCGGACGCCCTACATCGCGGTTCTGCTGAATGCGCCGATCGGAGTGAGCACCTCCAAACCTCGCTCAGTGGAGGAGATGCAGCGCTTGATTGCGCACAAACGGCACGAGGTGGAGAGCCGGGCAGCCTTCAGTGGATCGTTGGCGGAGACCTACCTGGCGGTGGAATCTGGACTGGCGTGGAACACCATTTACGAGCCCAAATATGATCGCGTCGTCTCGACGGTAGGCAGGCTATGGAACGAAGAGTATGGCGGGTTTTGCCTGTTCGGATGGGATAATTTTTTTCTTTCGTACATGGCTTCTCTTTACAGCCGCGATCTGGCCTACGCGAATTTCCTCGAACATCTTCGCAGTATGACGGACGATGGGTTCATCCCAAACGACGACCGGGGCAATGGGACCAAGTCATGGGACCATTCCCAGCCCCCTGTGGGGGCGCTCATGCTGAAGGAGATCTATAAGCGATATCCAGAGAGATGGCTGCTGGAGGCTTCCTTCGACGATCTTCTGCGCTGGAACCGATGGTGGTTCAAGGATCGCTTCAACGGCGGCTTGCTAAGCTACGGGTCAAGTGTGGCACAGAATCCCTACGGGGACCCGGATGCGCACAGCGCGATCACTGCTGGTTACGAATCCGGCATGGACGACTCGCCGATGTACGAAGGAGTTCCATTCAATGCATCGCGCGGCGTGCTGGAGCTTCAGGACGTTGGGCTCAACAGTCTGTATGTCGCAGACTGCGAGGCGCTGGAGGAGATTGCCACTCTGCTCGGCCGCAAAGAGGAAGCGGAGGAGTTGAATGCCAGGGGAGTTAAGGTCTCCACGGCGATGGCCTCGCTCTGGGACGCAAAGAGTTCCCTCTATTTGAATCGTCGGACGGATACGGGCGAGCTGTCCCATCGGCTCTCTCCAACGATGTTTTATCCCTTGCTTGCCGGAATACCGGATAAGGACAAGGCGAGGCGTATGATTCAGGACCACTACATGAATCCTGCCGAGTTCTATGGGGAGTTCATGCTGCCGTCGGCAGCTCGCAACGACCCCTCCTTTCCTGCGCAGCGATATTGGAAAGGAGCTGTCTGGCCTCCGTTGAATTTTCTCGTCTATCTCGGCCTGCGGGAGTACGGCTTCGAGAAGGAAAGAAAGGCTCTGGCCGAGAGTTCGCGGGAGATGTTTCTCCAGCAATGGCGCAAGGACGGTCTGATCTGTGAGAATTACTCTTCGATTTCAGGAAGTGGGGAGGACCCTCGCTTGTCGAGCGATCGGTTCCATTCCTGGGGAGCACTGATGGGCTTCCTCAGCGTCATCGAAGCTGGACTGACGCCACCGACTGAAGCGCCAATTCGCGCAAGATAG